The nucleotide window tctctttGAATTAAGCCATCAGTGTCAATcaatcttctgaatggaataaaacagttttctagtaaaactgattttatgtgtttaaataacgtttgggatttgattgaattacctaagagtgttcataactaaaccaaatcctaatataagcattaagacactaagaagcatgattgattgtcaaaggttatacttaggaagagataaattatcaaagatttctttgaggatcatcactgttctagtagcttataatggtttaaagctacattagatgaacattaaaaagaATTTTCCTTAACAAactggctgacacatttacatgttcataaaacaacctgaaagttctaaactgaaggttaaagaacactttatttgtaagccaataaaatccatgtatgggttaatgcaaacatcataatgtgatgaaatcttaacgtaattattttcatcaacaaccaagtggattaatatacctacctcaaaatgagtgggagcaactaagataaacttgtctatatagatgatattcttttgacaagtatatgttacataagtcaaagcattgttaacacaaactttgatataatagatctcagagatatctcttacgtgattgatatTATAACATACCGAGACagacccaatgggacattagttctgttccataagtttaacattaaataggtccttacatatgtaacaaacaatattgctctcCTTCAGAGGATAATATggtaaatgagattatttatttatgcttcattaattagaagccttatgtaagtttaagtctatactcgtttagatattactcacattgcaacacactagatatgtctagattaatgtgaagcatctaatggagtattacaatatctttaaaagaaacgagaggctacaatttaaagaagaagtgagaattaaaaccggttgaTTACTTTAACTTTGTaatattcaaagatgacaaaatgtaatttcgggtatgtctttatgtcagcagacaaaacctatttcatggaggagtcataataaaCTGATAACAACAACCTAAgtataatatagtcactaaatgttgttggaaattcatcagtggactcataagtttattaactccatataattaatgtttgaagacttagtgtgataaagtcagctaccatgactccttGAACAGGAACatttcaagaggtgctgcattaagttttgatacacaattaattattcgtttatgaacgaattggggaaactaaatctttgtatcgaatacattcatgatatgcttaaggatcctataactgaagggccattacccataagtcttattaagagagctcatagacgggtattaattaatggtcgtgcgcaattgcatatcgtactatgaatgactaagtattagttaattttcctcatcagtttgattttgtatgtctctaagaatatgtcaagtcgacataatggcatatagacaaataaagttaaaaatcaaacaaagggattatgcgtattttgatcataacgattaggttttaaattaaggctatagtatgactaatgggggtcctgagttgcataatgattcaacggctgtatttctctgctatagtacttgtttaaggctaaaatgagtgttaactcctgatcaggcttacctaatactcatagtaaatgattactcggctaagtgggagaatgtaagattaaatatatttattttatatttaatctagtagccattataatcatttacattatatggatcaaaatatataacaatcctattaaataattagttggtaattgttgatgggcctaatacccttattaactaactagggtttcctcctgggtgcatatataaggagactaatgTAGAGGTTTCAAAAAAAGACATAACCTAATTACCCTCATAACATCAATcgacctcctctccataaccgattcccttgtcagtttctcatcatcaccatcattagattgcaccctaaggaggaaccagatcactctgacaatcatgtcaaaccttattgctgcgtctccatctggattctctgctggcctgtattgatgcaatcaaaggtatgttttcatgttttccattatgcttAAACAGAACCGGTCAACATTCGACCCCCtcccccccggttctatagaaatttttgggtatatacattttcgaccccccATCATTCGGGTCAAGTTTCTCCACTGTTTACACCGTGAACACGTCGTGAACACTCGGAGAGATCTACGCCAATATGCCAACTGAAATTCATAATGTAAACAACTGAAACATTCACGAACTTCATTTTTCACCATCATGATGAACCCTCATGTATTTTGATAGTTGCATAGAAATATTTTGCCACAAGTACTACTTCTAATTACTGACTAGTTTGCAAGTCATGATAAATGATAtccataaaaaaaacaaaattttaatgatATTTTTTTATATCTAAATACCAACTAACCTAGCATTTATAATGTTATAAATCCACATAATTTGTATAAAGGACACACTATACAGTAAATCATTAACTAAAGAGGGTACCCATATAACAAAAACTAAATCACACAAAACATGATTTCATATTAATCTTCTTAAGGAAGACCTTGTCAACGTCTTTTGGTAGGTGAGCTTTGTTTTCTGgtgataaaaagataaaaattatATGTTACAAAACAAGTATTAGGGGCTGAttggtaacatctgaatggttaagtgttgaaccagtataAGGTCTGAACCAgcaagaggtctgaactattaagagcctgtataatgatTAATCGTTCAGAGGCAAACGTCTGAACAATTCAGATTacaggtcttaaccattcagactttgtataaatcttaaccattcagaggcaaatgtctgaaccattcagacatctgctcgtgatcgaaacaaacagtctaaaccattaagtgctgaaccagtaagatgtctgaaccattaagagcctcattaagaggtaaacaaacagcccctttaaaataataattgtCAATGTGGGATTAGCCCACTTAGTAGAGATTTAGGCTTTTTGAAAAGAAGGTATTGGGTTCAATCCTAAAGCATGATGTAATTTAGAatttatttgatgtaatttaaaaGTGTAAGAATTGACATTAGTAAAAAGTGTAAAATAATAATTAGAGAATAAATTAATATAACATTTAGAAGGGCCTGTCACAAAAATGTTAGTCTGATATACAAAATTAAATAAGGGTGTTGTTAAatatatcattttctttaacTTTCACATTAATACAATTTAAacctttttgtatttttttttgttattttgttatttttaattattattattattactagtatttgcttttaaaacattattttatttaaaaagatttttttttgttatttgaaaaAAAATCGTTTTCTTATGTTTTAAACTGAGGCGAGTCACTTTAATTTTGAAGTGTGATTTTTTTCGTTCATAACGGCTTGAAGTGGGTGTTCGAATTCAGTTTGTATAAACATTAATACACAAAAATTTAAATGAAGCTTTGTAGCCAACCAACTTAATATAGTTTTTCGAGTTAAAAGAAgagaaatatatttgaaaatcatTACTTTAATTTGTAGATAATGATTTTTAATTAGTCAACAACATACCCTCACAATAATTAAATTTCAACTTACGTCGATCATTGATTGATATTACATGCTTTGATCAAATCATTTTACTACCTAATGTGTTAGTTaacgttttattttatttttgcattttattacttttaataaataaaagttgttaattaaattataatacattttcatataataatgatactaatataaataaaatgatgaGAGAACTAaaataccaaataaaaaaatataaaatcaactaattttttcaaaaagaaaaagttttaaaacttttttattgtttaaaaaaTATCTTTTTTATTAATATGTAATAACGTTTTATAGAAATATAATAAAATACTAGATAGAGAAAATGTCATCAAAAACAATATTTGAATTATATAAATGGATGAAATTTGACAacttttaaactctataaaaattttaaactctataaaaagTAGTAAAAAGGCAACCCATAAAATAAATATTTACTCCTTTTTCATCCGTACACGTGTCAACCAATCACAGATACAAAAAATTTCAACTTCAGCCGTTGGATTACAATCTCCACCCTCCATAATAAGAAGGGTACACCCGTCATTTCACATCCGCAAACCGCCTACATAAAGGTACCTTCTGGTTCCGTTACAAAAAGAGTAGGCACACCGGAATTCCATCCTGTTTTGCTTTTCTGAAACAccctaaaaatcacacaaaatccCAAAAAATATCTCTCTCACCACCGCTCAGGAATGCAGAGATATGAGAGATCTGCGGCTGTTTAACCGTGTGCGTCCTAAAAAATCCACCGGCGGCAGAACTTGCCACCGTAAACACGTGGAAGACGGGTGAACTTGCTGCAGCTATAGTGTCAAATTACTCATTTATTACATACAATATTCGTATACTAGATCAATTTATGGCAACAGAAGAAAGAAACAACGGTGTACTACTCGGAAAATACGAGTTAGGTCGACAATTAGGGCACGGGACGTTTGCAAAGGTGTACCATGCGAGAAACTTGAAAACCGGCAAGAGTGTAGCGATGAAGATGGTTGGAAAAGAAAAGGTTATTAAAGTCGGTATGACGGACCAGATTCAACGAGAAATTGCAGTGATGAAGATGGTGAAGCATCCTAACATCGTCGAGCTTCACGAAGTCATGGCGAGTAAATCCAACATTTATTTTGCTATGGAGCTTGTTAGAGGCGGTGAGCTGTTTTCGAAGATAGCCAAAGGACGGTTGCCGGAAGATGTTGCTAGGAGTTACTTCCAGCAGCTCATCTCAGCCGTTGATTTTTGTCATAGCCGTGGTGTTTATCACCGAGATTTGAAACCAGAAAACTTGTTGTTAGATGAGGAAGGTAATTTGAAGGTGACAGATTTTGGTTTAAGTGCTTTTTCAGATCATATCCGTCAAGACGGATTGCTACACACGACGTGTGGTACTCCGGCGTACGTCGCACCGGAAGTGATTGGGAAAAAAGGTTACGACGGAGCGAAAGCGGATATCTGGTCGTGTGGAGTAATTCTGTACGTTCTTCTCGCCGGATTCTTACCTTTTCAGGACGATAACCTCATCGCGATGTATAAGAAGATTTACCGAGGCGATTTCAAGTGTCCGCCGTGGTTTTCAACAGACGCACGGCGATTAATTACGAAAATGCTTGATACAAAGCCTAGTACTCGAATCACAATAGCACAAGTGATGGATTCCCCATGGTTTAAAAAAGCAGCACCGAAGAAACCCAACTTCTCATTTGACGACGAAAGTGCAAACCTCACCGGAAAAGAATGTTTAAACGCATTTCACATcatttcgttatctgaagggtttGATCTCTCTCCACTCTTCGAAGAGAAGAAGAGAGAGGAGAAACAAGAGATACGTTTCGCGACGATGAAGCCGGTGACGGCGGTGGTGTCGAAGCTGGAGGCGGTGGCGAAAGCGGTGAAGTTTAGTGTGAAGAAGAGTGGGGATGAGAGCAGTTTGAGGTTGCAGGGGCATGAGAATGGAAGGAAGGGGAAGTTGGGGATATCTGCGGATATATTTGCTGTAACGTCGTCGTTTTTGGTGGTGGAGGTGAAGAAGTCGAGTGGTGATACTCTGGAGTATGATCAATTCTGTAGTAAAGAGCTACGGCCGGCGCTTAAGGATATTGTTTGGACGTCTCCTGCTGATAATTCTACCCAGGCTTGAATTGGAATTCAGTTGATTTGTTGTGTAAAAAATTGGGTTGTTTTGTTATTGAATTATAAATTTATGTTTTTCTAAATATTGTTTACGACGTATGAACATTATTGTTGTGTCATTTTATAACTTTATATATCAACTTATATGAATTGATACATGTATAAACGCTATCGGAATGAAACTCCAATAATTGATGTTTTTTTCCATTTTCTACCCTACTTCAAAGTATAAAGCAGGGCTATCTTTTGCCTTTTTTTAGAATTATGAAACGGCGCCGTAACGGAATATAGAAGATGGCTAAAATAAACTAACAAAAGTAGCTTATATGTACATCAACTGTCTTTGTGTCTCCTTAATTTAAATTATACGAGTGTTGGTATAATTATTTAGGTATATCATATGCACCATTCGGATAATTACTAATTAGTATGATGAAGAGGCAATACTTCTCCAAGTATAGAAAATTTATTAATCAACTTTTTAACTTATATAATAACTATTTAGATTTTTAAGAATCATAAAGAAAACCCAATATATATCCTATTTTATTGAATTGTCTTTTTTATATACTGTAATTAGTAACGAAAATGTGAATACATTCACATTTTGTAAGCATGTGCAGTACCAAAATTAAAATTGTCATCAATAATTCCATACACAAAGTCTAACTTGCATAAAGTACAGTATAATTAAACCATATGCATTTATTAAATCCCAACACCAACACCAATAAAAAGAAAGAGAAATTAAGTTATGAACAAGTAGAAATTGAACACTAAGAACATGTGTAGTGAGAAGGGGAAAACCCTTGACATTTTGCGACATGTGAAGGTCCAGTCAGTATGcaggcattatgttaaaaggggtgtaGTGGGAATGTGAGCATTATGGGGCATAATGTTAAAAGGGGtgtaatagaattaaataaaaaaacatcaaaaatgcTATTGGCCAAACAAAAAGAAGAAGACTTTGATAAAAGCACGCTTCaggcctttttttttttttttgaaaaagaacTAAATTCAAGGGCGGCTCTTGGGCGTTTTTTAGggaaaaaaacgccaaaaaacccgcTACGGGTGGTCTAACAAGGTAAATCTTAGACTTTTTTTTAACGGCGTTTGGTTAGTTAAATCTTCGACTAATAAGTTGTTTTGAGTCTTGAGATTGTATGTTAAAACATATTAGGGTGTatggagtggttaaacactttggagtggtaaactaaaaaaccgaccaattagagcgcgccatgtcaatcagacaaaagtgtttaaactttgctaaaaagtgttggcaatggtttaaacacttgctgaagtggtaaacttttattattattttttttttgtgcactattttatttaatattaataaatttagaatatatacattaaattaaaaaacaataaactttcataaattaaattaaaaacatcaaagttacactaaattaaaaaacaatGAAATTACATTAACATGGAACAATTTAAACTAGTCTTCGTCGGAATCGACCAAAAGATGGGGTAAATCTTGACTTGCGAGATGATCTATGAGATCGTGTTTGAGTCTCTAATGCGTGTCTTCATTCATCAACTCGCCCAACACCGTATCGTCTAAAGCGGGCTCGACCGGAGGATCCCGAATGTGCACCGGTGCTATCGCCTTTCCATcatctttcaaaatcatgttgtgtaaaataatacACGTGTACACGACATTCCTAATTTTTTTAACGGATCTTGCTCGCATCGGTCGACTCAATACACCCCATTTCGCCTTCGTTCGACGTCTTTTCTTGCCGCCTCATGTTGCCTCTTGAATTTCTTTTCGTTTACTTCGTGAGGGTAAGGGatcgacttcacaaacacggaccacgaagggtagattccatccacgagcaaataaccacgtttgtataaatggttgttaacgtaaaatggacattttggcgcggttccatttcgttccgttaaaataacggagattgttgtaGAACATTGATATCGCTTTGAGAACCCGGTGGACCGGCAAAAGCATGCCAAAACCATAAGTCTTGAGAAGCAACCGCTTCGAGCATAACAGTCGGGTATCGATGATCTCCTCGCATATATTGGCCTCGATACTCTGTCGGACAAAAACGCCAAACGAAATGGGTGCAATCAAGGCTACCGAACATACCTGGAAGGTGATGTTTTTCCTCATGAGCTTGGTATAAAAGTGCCATGTCGTGGCTTGTCGGTCTACGTAAGAACTCTGGACCGTATATTTTGCAAACCGTGTCACAAAAATATTCTAGGCACTCGCGGGAAGTTCTTTCGGCCATATGCAAGTACTCATCGTTCTCGTCTGGAGTGTTTCCAGTTGCGAGCTGTTTAATAGCCGATGTCACCTTTTGCAAGGGCGTAAAGCCCTTCCTACCTCGCGCATCGGGGGCCTCTACAAACCACGGGTCGTTCTCTTCCACATCGGCCacaatttttagaaacaaacgtTTCCACATACGGAACCTATGCCGAAAGATATCTTCGTTGTACTTCGGGTCTTCGACAAAATAATCCACCATGAGTGTCTCATGCCCCTCCTCACGTTGACGTTCAATATATCTCCTTCGGTTAGATGTGCCGGTATCTTGAAGTTCGGCTTCttcgatgagattttgaaaaaaaagaatGCTACTATCGGATGAATCGTCGCTACTCATGGGTGGGAACCATAACGGGAGTTCATCCGCCATTTTGTATGGTAAATTTTTGGGAAGAATTGGTggtttttttttggtttggttgAGTATAAATTTGAAGGTATATGGTTAAATGGTTTAGTGTGatatttatagtttaattttttaaagaaaaattattttttttatttaaacggtaatattaccgttaGGGTGGCCCCCACATTAAAAAATCATGTTTCCCGAGTCGGTAAAGGGTTACCGATTTCAAAGGTTTGCCGCATCGCCAGATCgttggcggcggtgtttgccgatcggcaaacatGTTTGCCGCGTCTTCCCGATTACCACACCGTATGCCCTTATCCGATTATGATAGATATAAGATGTGAATACTGATTAGAGTatgcagtggcggatccaggaattttTTTCACCAGGTTCCTTTTGGTagattctcactaattttttccAAATAATACAAGGTTTCCATTAATTTTTTTCCATTTTCTACCAAAACGAgggggttcctgggaacccccaAAACACCCCTAGATCCGCCCATGAGAGTATGTAAACCTTATAAAAAGTAGTTATGTGGTTTAAAAAACCAGGTTAAGTGTGCttttttaaaacgttttatagaCATAACCCTAAATATCAGATTGTAGAATCAATTTTTTCTATACAATGAGAGTGggtatttattttataaaattactttTCTGTtttagggaaaagatcaaataggaagttaattttcgttaggaaggataggaagccataggattatgacatgtggcaaattttaaaataaagagaaagggtattttagtcaatccaacttcttcttcttcctttttcaaaacccagtaaattcaaaaacccaccattttcaaaacccaccatcttcaactatttcttcactttgtatctcaataatcactacattatagtgcgattttcatcaccaatcaatgattcagaacccgatcaacgtgttcttcagcttttttttgaagaaaacccagtttaatttcataaaaaatctcgtttttttccggtgatttt belongs to Helianthus annuus cultivar XRQ/B chromosome 5, HanXRQr2.0-SUNRISE, whole genome shotgun sequence and includes:
- the LOC110941196 gene encoding CBL-interacting serine/threonine-protein kinase 6, producing MATEERNNGVLLGKYELGRQLGHGTFAKVYHARNLKTGKSVAMKMVGKEKVIKVGMTDQIQREIAVMKMVKHPNIVELHEVMASKSNIYFAMELVRGGELFSKIAKGRLPEDVARSYFQQLISAVDFCHSRGVYHRDLKPENLLLDEEGNLKVTDFGLSAFSDHIRQDGLLHTTCGTPAYVAPEVIGKKGYDGAKADIWSCGVILYVLLAGFLPFQDDNLIAMYKKIYRGDFKCPPWFSTDARRLITKMLDTKPSTRITIAQVMDSPWFKKAAPKKPNFSFDDESANLTGKECLNAFHIISLSEGFDLSPLFEEKKREEKQEIRFATMKPVTAVVSKLEAVAKAVKFSVKKSGDESSLRLQGHENGRKGKLGISADIFAVTSSFLVVEVKKSSGDTLEYDQFCSKELRPALKDIVWTSPADNSTQA
- the LOC110943556 gene encoding uncharacterized protein LOC110943556, giving the protein MADELPLWFPPMSSDDSSDSSILFFQNLIEEAELQDTGTSNRRRYIERQREEGHETLMVDYFVEDPKYNEDIFRHRFRMWKRLFLKIVADVEENDPWFVEAPDARGRKGFTPLQKVTSAIKQLATGNTPDENDEYLHMAERTSRECLEYFCDTVCKIYGPEFLRRPTSHDMALLYQAHEEKHHLPGMFGSLDCTHFVWRFCPTEYRGQYMRGDHRYPTVMLEAVASQDLWFWHAFAGPPGSQSDINVLQQSPLF